A segment of the Carya illinoinensis cultivar Pawnee chromosome 1, C.illinoinensisPawnee_v1, whole genome shotgun sequence genome:
TAGAGCTGATGCAAAAGTTTTTATTCTCCAGCTTGCAGCAGGAACGTCTTGTGATGACTATAACAAATATCTAGGGCTATCTACTTTTATTGGGAGGTCAAAATATAACACTTTCTGAGGATTAAAGGAGAAAATATGGAAGTGGATGCACATATGGAAGAATGCTTTTCTCttagttgcgggaaaagagatcctTATCAAAAGTGTACTGCCAGCCATTCCGACATATGCAATGAGCATTTTTAAACTTTCAGTGAGGCTAATCAAAGAGATAGAAATTATGTTCTCTCAATTTTGGTGGTGCCACGACAAGGAAGGGAAAGGAGTCCATTGGCAGAGGTGGGAGAGACTAGGAGTTCCCAAATAGCTTGGTGGCCTTGGTTTCTGAGATATGCATTGTTTCAACCGAGCGTTACTTGCAAAGTAAGTATGGAGAATTTACAAACATCCATCTTCTTTGGTGGCCCAGCTCTACAAATCGAAGTATTTTAAGTATTCTCAGGTTCTTGAAGCTCAACTTAAACCCGGTTCCTCTTACATTTGACAAGGGTTATGCTCAGTTATGGACCTAGTCAAGAAGGGGTTAGTTTGGTGAGTCAGAAATGGTAATACTATACGAATATGGAAGGACAAATGGATCCCAAAAGCAAACACTTTCCAAACCATTCCCAACACTCTCTCATCACCAAAATCAACTGTCTCTATTAatcatcgtgctggttcaagatcattccatcgtcttgctgaaaaatggtaattaataaactatataattcatttattttcttgttattcttttatataagtactaacactatctttttaaaattgctaatgtctttttgttagaaacgtgatgatcctgaaaacttttctctcattcatgtctatgctgctgctcacactaatgagcatagtgagtagATGGATCATGCcactgcaattaattatgtaagcactgttccttttgttaaataaattatgcaacatgtggttaaattattttttatttgtatttcttttaatacattacttattgtgtgttttgatctttcaaactgcagagaaaaatgatggagatgcagtcagcttccgaggaatcctctcctagtgacatagacattttcacacaagtacttgggcccaactctagtatggcaagaggtttgggacgatctttcaagcattccggttcatcctcctcaacctcatcgacttcacaaattaataatcttaccaaagatttagaagttgcacgacgcgagaatgagtgTATGAGGTCCaaacagcaagagttggagtccctcccAGAGTAGCAGTCTTATTTAGAGAcacgtttgcaggaccaacaaagagaccatgaggaaagaatacgtagtgaggtccaagaacaagtgcagcgggagatgatgctgcaaatggagcttgttatgtcattgcaacagaatcatggtggacgaggaaagaaaaagaaatgaattttattagtgtattaaatttttaagatctaatttgaaaacagttgcaaacattgttggttgtgaaaaatgttatgtaatatgatacaattggtatAATTGGTGTGTTTATTAATTggatgagtttagtatttctgatatgtacgttcgaatgcaaataaaatacatttgaaTAGTATTCCACATTCGAatacacgttcgaacgtaaccacacaaaattataacaaaacgttcgaacgtggaATACCGTCAAATGaacataacgttcgaatgtttaaacgtTTAACATTCCAAACTTCTGGACGTACTTCTTGCGTTCGAACTCTAGTTTCTTAACATTCGAATAAACGTCTGAACGTTATGATTCGCACGTTCGGACATTGGTTCGTTTACGTTAGAATCTAAATTTGAAcgtaacgtttgaacgtataaatgttcgaacataaatatgatacattcgaactataatcaacaaatgtTACATTCTCTCATTCGGATGTTAATTTGTctaatttacgttcgaacgttatattttacgttcgaacgtcagattttgtgacagattctaaccgtcacagaaaagtaaacgttcgaacgttatttcaaacggcatATCACCAgccatcactaaaaatatttttagtgacgcttgtacagtaaattgtcaccaaatgtattctatgacgcacattacgtgacagtagTGGTGACGGTTTATAACCATTACCTAATGTATTTCGTGACCTTTtctccatttcttgtgacagtttcatctgtcactaaatccaatttttgttgtagtgttgtagttaattaatttttttatgaatttttttaattatttaaaaagtgactattagtgaatttgtatattttttaaatatgtaaatatgtttaaaatatatgtaaaagaataaaaaatacaacTGCACTAATGGTAATTTTGAGGAGCAAATTCTTGGAGCTGGATAGCACCtcccatattatatatagtctccACTACAATATAATTGTATCtgggtttttttaatattgttttatgTACACGTACAGATATTGCTTTGgatttaatccaaaaatatccaGATTTGGCTCTTGCTCCAGACAGATCAGAGAAATACAGCCCTATATTCGCATTGGCTTCTATGCCAGCTGCATTCCCGAGTGGAAATCCGCTCGTATTTTGGAAAGAATTGATCTACTCTCGTTAGTATACGCCCACTCTCTTTTCTGTTAcagtactttttttttccctcttttgtcAAGTACTTGTTCCAGTATTATGAACAGCTAGCCATGATCGATGAATTTTAACTATTCTTACACGGATTACATGCAAGACGGAATATCTTCTAAAATTGATCTACTTCTTATATTTCTGTTACTTTTTTAAATGCTGCAAGATATATAGAATGGTACGTGACTAAGCAAGCATGCATTAATAATTTGGCttaagcttttgataattaccAATTTTGTGATTCATTGACATGATTTTTATCTGAAAGGTATACCCACTCAACTGAAAAATGGTACCGATGAAGTTCAGTTGAGAATTCAAGAAGACGAGGGACGCCAAAGCAATGAAGTAAAAACTAACAGATCCATCAGGAACGACGTAGTTGTTAAAACTTTCTTTCCCTAGTTAAGGATTTCGCTTTGCAAGAAGTATCAATATATTTTGCAAAGGTTCATTTCTCTATTGTGGTGTTAAGCATAGCATAACCATTTTTCTTTCTGCACTGACAACATGTAATTATGTGGACATATATGGTCATACTTCCTTTGTGATCACGAAATTAATGATTAATGAAGCtaatatttaaaagataaatgatttgtataagttttaaatagacaaaCCTCATATATACAGACCCTcataaaaaagtgtaaaaaaatattttttattagtagaaCTCACATTTTTACAAATGGCTTATATAAAGTTTGTCTATAAATATTTTGGACTATTTATAGGAGCGGGTTTACTTGATTTTGGGCTATTACGATCTCCTATCTCCCATGATGTTCTCACCTTAATTAACTTCCACGTGGATGGGGCCGCTTCTTGGGCTACCTATTACGCTGTTGGACCATTGGCTCCATGGGCCGCCATGGCCCATTTACCCTATAGTCAACAATCAAGTTGGCAGGACTATTACTTATGACGGAGGAAAACCTTAttataacaaaacaaaacaatcacCAATAGacaaacaaaaccaaaccaaCACTCCATTAAACTCAAACATGTGGTAATCAAACCTTATCCAACCGAAGCATATCCTTCAACAAACGTGGCAAAGAAGCATAATCAACAAATCTACTATTATGACCTTCCACTCCCCGATGTGCAAGGAAATCGGTGGCAAAAATTTCTTCCTTAGTAGGAGCAACGCCAAGCGACAAATTATCCTCCTCAAAGATAGAACTCTGAATGAGAGGCAAAAGATCAACCTATTCAACAAAAGAGTGAGCCgaaagataattttaaaaataattgagagGTCCTTGGTGAACTTGTTCTAGAGACTCTAGGAGCGTGCCATCCACTAGCCGTATGTTTGAAATAACTTTATTTTTCCTCTGTTGATTAACAATACCGTGGAAAAATTTGACATTTTGATCATCTTCCACAAGCCATTTCTTTTTCGCCAATTGAGATAGTTTGGTTTCTTCACGTTGCTCCCAGGAGTCCAGCTCAAGTTCAGTAACCAAAAAATCACATTCAACCTCAAGATCATAGCCCATCAAAGAGCTGCGCATCAATCAACCCATCGAATCAAGCCCACACTCCACTGATAGAACAGCAACTTCTTTACAGTAATTTGATGGAATCGGCTCTGCAAAGCTTCACCTATCCATCTGCGTTGAATCCGGATGGATGGACAGAAACTTGGAAGAAGCTACACGCTTCGGCTCTATCTTTTAAAGCTCACAGCTCACAATGGGCTTGGCCCTTTTTAATACAAGGTTTGGCCCAGGCAAGTGTACCATCTCCAGTTGGCCCGTTTTGCCCTCAACCCCTCATGAAATCCCAGATGGACCAACATCATCAAGTGCCGAAGGAACAAGCTATTAATacggaaaataaaaaagaggcgctctccttttctcaagtcaatcattttttctttcctaaCCTTTTTGAATGGCCCATTATCAATACCCAACATAAGAAGCCACCGGACAAGCATCAGGAAAAGCCATCTCCAAGCTCTCTGAAAAGAAACAAATCCTCGGCTAGTGAAGAGGAACAGATTATCCAAAGCAAAGTGCCAAAAATTACCCAAGATCACAAAAAGGAACAGACTGAAGGAATAGATATCAGTATGGAAGATAATGAACTAGCTCAAATGCTCCTGTCAATGCAAGAGAAAtctgtgggggggggggggggggggaaatcaaaaagaaaaaggactaCATAAAAAATAAGCCATACACCCGAGCTTCTTCAAAGTTGGCGATGGCTGCAAAAAAATTATCTGGTGAAAAGGCGGGGGTTTCGGGACCCCCTCTAGACCCATGAAGACACTAGTCTGGAATTGTCGGGGATTGGCTCGTCCCAAGGCAATCAGAAGTATAAGAGCCAATATTAGGAAATATTAcccggatattatttttttgtcggAAACCATGGTGCCAGACATACGCACCCATAGTATAGTTACTAGTTTAGGTTTCCAAAATTTTGTCAACTACCCCTCCTTGGGGAAAAATGGAGGACTTTTGTTGATGTGGAGACCGGGTGTAGATATTGAACCGGTGCATGTGAATACTAATGCTATCtctattttggtttattctgaTCCTTTTCACTATCCTTGGTTAGCAACTTATGTCTACGCTCTGGCACAATGGCAACAAAAAGCACAATTTTGGAACTCTCTGGACACAATTCATAATTCTCACTCGGGTGCTTGGCTTTGCATTGGGAATTTTAATGATCTAGTTAATCAATCAGAAAAATTTGGGGGGCGGCCTGTAAATTCAAGCTCAATAGGTGGACTGAAAAATATGATGAATAAACATGGATTAGTAGACATGGGGTTCTCGGGTTGAAATTTCACTTGGACGAACAATCGACAAGGAAAAGCTCTCATCAGAGAAAGGCTTGACAGAGGAATAGCGAACACTAAATGGAGATTACTTTTTCCTGACACTACAATCCAACATCTCGTCTCAGGGGCATCAGACCATCACCCCCTTTTATTGAATATAGTAAGAGTACAAAAAAGAGCCTCATCGTTCAAGTTTGAAGAATTCTGGACTAAAGAACCAATTAGCGGCACAATCATCCAAGAAGCATGGGGAAAGCAAGTTCGTGGCAATCCATCATGCattttatgcagcaaaattaaAGCCACAAAAGAAGCTCTTAAATTATGGAACAAGGTACATTTTGGGAGGATTCAAGAAAACATCAAGCAATTAGAAGCAGAAATTTCTCATCTTCAAAGCTCGCCACCAAACCCCAGAAGCCTTCAGAAAGAGAACCAATTGAATATCCAACTTCAAGATCAATTGAGACACGAAGAAACATTGTGGGGCCAGAAGTCAAGAATCAATTGGCTGACAACATCGGACCTTAACACAAAGTTCTATCATCTCTCAACAACAATCCGAAGAAGAAGCAATGGAATTGACTCTATAAAGATTGGCCCAAGTAATTGGACTATGAATCAGGatgaaattgaattaattttcaTAGAACATTTCAGGTCCATCTACCCTTCAACAAAGCCTGAAATTCCAAGTGAGCTAGAAGATCTATTTCAAAGGCAAATATCTGAACAGGAAAATGTTTGTCTAACAAAAGTGCCAAAAGAAGCGGAGATCTATGAGGCACTAAAGAAAATCCCAAACTACAAAGCTCCAGGTCCAGATGGTATGACAGCTCTTTTTTACAAGCATTACTGGAATATAGTCAAAAAAGAAGTTCTTGCTGCAGTACAAAATTTCTTTAGAAGTGGAAAGCTCTTGAGACAAATCAACTACACAAATATAGCATTGATTCCGAAAGTGCCCAATCCGAGCTCACCAAAACATTTCCGGCCAATCAGCTTGACTAATGTTATATACATGCTCATCACAAAGTTTTGGCTAACCGATTGAAGAAAACACTCCCAAGTATCATCTCTCCTTTTCAAACGCGTTCCAGGTTgtaatataaaggaaaattcAATCATTGCTCATGAGCTGCTTCATCATCTCAAAAAACTGAAAGGAAAGAAGGGTCAAATGGCAATCAAACTAGACATGGAGAAAACATTCGACTTTATAGAATGGGATTTCTTGTTTGCAATAATGAAAGCATTGGGATACAGCAACAAGTGGATCAATCTCGTCAGAGAGTGTATAACAATGGTAACCTTCTTGGAACTTATAAATGGCTCCCCTCGTGGTTTTTTTCATGCTGAAAGGGGACTCATACAAGGTGACCCAATCTCACCTTTCCTATTCATTCTATGCACTGAAGTCCTATCAAGATTAATTGCTAGATCAGAAGCTATGGGAACCATAAAAGGGCTCAAATTAGGCAGAAATTGTCCGTCAATCTCACATCTTCTATTCGCAGATGATCTCATCATTTTTGGAATAGCTGAAGAAACCGTAGCAAGGAATATAAGCAGAAATCTGGAAAAGTACCAGGAATGGTCAGGCCAACGaatcaacaaagaaaaatcatcaatcTACATTACAGGTAACACAAATCAAGTAGTAAGGAGGGCTATAATTGAGCAACTGGAATACAGAGAAACAAACCCCAAAATGAAATATCTTGGCATCCAAACCTCCTTCGGAAGATCCAAAAAAGAAAGCTACAAGGGGTTGTTGGATAACATAAATTCCAAGCTAGAAGGATGGAGATCAAAGTTACTTTCACAAGCAGGAAGAACGATGCTAATTCGAACAGTGGCTAGTACCATTCCCACATACCAAATGTCGACTCATCTTTTACCACAATCAATGTGTAAGTCAATGAATACGAGCTTCAAAAATTTTTGGTGGGGCACAAAGAAAGATCAAAAGCACAAGCTCTATCTAAAATCGTGGAAGTCGATCTGTCAACCGAAAAAGGAAGGTGGCTTAGGATTGAGATTGATGGAAAATATGAACATGGCACTGCTAGCCAAGACAGGATGGGAAATAAGCCAAGCAAACACCAATATATGGCACTCGCTcctcacaaaaaaaaatatctgaagACAAACACTTTCTGGCAGGTAAACGCAAAGGTAGCAGATTCTATCTTCTGGAAGAACTTACTAAAAACTCGTAAACTGCTAGAACAAGGTATGTGCTATCAAATTTCCAATGGAACAGCAGTGAGTGCTTGGACAGATCCATGGACACCATCTCTTGAAAATTTCAGACCGaatccgctaagtcatattacGGTCTTATCTCCATCACTCAAAGTTTCAGATTTCATCATCCAAGAATCTCACTATTGGAACCTGacaaaaatgaaacttttcttcAGCCACGAAAGCATCAAAGAAATCTTGAAGATACCACTTCCTAGCACAAGATTAAGAGATGATTGCCGCATATGGATCAAAAACCACAACGGGAAATTCTCAGTCAAAATAGCTTATCATCTGGCAGCAAAAAGCATCAATGATATCCACGTAAGCATCTCAAACATGGATAATACTGCTTTTGAGAAGATTTGGAAGTTAAAAATTCACGATCGCCATAAGCTCCTTCTGTGGAAACTTTCCTGGGATATATTACCCACGAGaggaattttgaagagattctTATCATTCATGCCAACTCTCCTTTGTCCTTTATGCAATGAGCAAGAAGAAACTTTGTTCCATCTCTTTATAGAGTGCCCAATCTCAAGAATCTTATGGAGACAAAGTAGATGGCCTTTAAATCTTTCCTCAGTGGTCACCAACACTATTCAGGAATGGATTACTCTAATTCTCAATCCAAATCAGAAGTTGGGACTAAACCCCCAGGATGTTcatccttttcaaatttttgcgGCTCTAATTATGGATTTTACATGGTGGATGAGAAATGAGACAGTCCACAATCAAAAAGTCATACCACTGCAGAAAGCAAAAGAACTACTAATTCCTCATATCAGGAAAATCTAAAGGCCTGGGAAATAAAGAGTACTCATCAGATCAACCAACCTTGGGAGCAGCCTGAACCCAATGTAATAAGTATCTCCTTTGACGCCGCAGTTAGGAACTCTTCTTCATGGGCTTCAGCGATATGCCGAGACTCACAAGGAAAAGTATTAGAAGTATGGGCAGAAAAAGCAGGAACATCAATTCCAGTAGTAGTGAAGCACTTACAGCCAAACTGGCTATCAATAGAGCAAATGTCTCCCAGTACCTGAACATCTCTTTCGAATAAGACTCTCTCATTGTTATATCATCCATCCAAGGCTCAACCTCTCACTGGCAAATATCTCCAATTCTGGATGATATCGTTTCTCTGTTAGATCTCAAAATCGATTTGCGCATTTTGTGGCGGAATGGGCAGCAACCAATGGTATTGTTGGTCACATTCCAGTAGCTATTTTACCTTCCAATATTGTAACTATAGATAGTGGCAAAGACCCTCCTGTTTCCTCTTCAGTTCATTAATATATACGCaagcttgattagaaaaaaaaaaaaaaaaaaaaaaaaaacctcaagaTCATAGCCGCCTTGTAAACTACTTTCTAAGACCTCGAGTCTCTCTTTCATGTCCTCAATTGTCTACCCAACATGCCCGAAAACTTGTCTATTCCATGCTCAGAGAGCTAGTTtagttttcttcaatttttctgCTAACCGTAAAAGGCCCAATGCTTGAGTAGGTTCCTTTCATATTGGCTCCACACATTGCTTAAATCTGCAAGAGAACACCacatattttgaaagcaaaaaggATAAAGGTTGTAGCTTACCAccaatttttgaaaatgaatgaGCATAGGGCAATGATCCAAATACTTCGTCTCAAGATATTCAAAGAAAGCTAAAGGAAATCGAGTCGCGAATGGAACATTAATGAGTGCTCTATCTAGCCGAACCCAACTTCTTGAATTACTGTCTTGGCCATTACACCACGAAAGTCAACTTCCCACAATCTGAAGGTCCAGTAAACCGTAGTGATCAAGATGAGCATTAAACTCCTCCATGGAAGAAATAGGCCTTGGATTACCACCAATTCTTTCACCATCTCCCCAGATGATATTGAAATCCCCTACAACAAGCCATTGTCACTCATTGGGGTCAACTCTCTCTAGACTTTGCCATTAATCTCTACGCTCCAGACAACTACACTTTGCATAGACAAAAGAAATTAGGAGCTTGGCCTCACCAATCCAAAACCACCCAGTGATCATCTGATTAGTCATGGACAACACCTCCCATTcacatttttcactctagaaaATCCATAATTTGCCATCCATAGCCTCATTACTACAATAATGTGGGAGCCTCAATGAACAAGCCAAGTGAGGCATTTTATCAACCGCAGCAAAAGGTTCCAAAATCCCAACATTAGTCACTCTATGTTTCTTTACTTAACATTTTAATCTACGTCTAGAATTGCCTAACCCTCTCAAGTTCCACACCAATATATTGTAAATCATAAATTCAGTTCAGAGGGTCGGGATAAAACCTGTTGTGA
Coding sequences within it:
- the LOC122280688 gene encoding uncharacterized protein LOC122280688; this encodes MNQDEIELIFIEHFRSIYPSTKPEIPSELEDLFQRQISEQENVCLTKVPKEAEIYEALKKIPNYKAPGPDGCNIKENSIIAHELLHHLKKLKGKKGQMAIKLDMEKTFDFIEWDFLFAIMKALGYSNKWINLVRECITMVTFLELINGSPRGFFHAERGLIQGDPISPFLFILCTEVLSRLIARSEAMGTIKGLKLGRNCPSISHLLFADDLIIFGIAEETVARNISRNLEKYQEWSGQRINKEKSSIYITVNEYELQKFLVGHKERSKAQALSKIVEVDLSTEKGRWLRIEIDGKYEHGTASQDRMGNKPSKHQYMALAPHKKKYLKTNTFWQVNAKVADSIFWKNLLKTRKLLEQGMCYQISNGTAVSAWTDPWTPSLENFRPNPLSHITVLSPSLKVSDFIIQESHYWNLTKMKLFFSHESIKEILKIPLPSTRLRDDCRIWIKNHNGKFSVKIAYHLAAKSINDIHVSISNMDNTAFEKIWKLKIHDRHKLLLWKLSWDILPTRGILKRFLSFMPTLLCPLCNEQEETLFHLFIECPISRILWRQSRWPLNLSSVVTNTIQEWITLILNPNQKLGLNPQDVHPFQIFAALIMDFTWWMRNETVHNQKVIPLQKAKELLIPHIRKI